The DNA segment CGTTGATATGGGGCGCTCAACGTCAACAGAAGAACTCGAAGTGAGAAAACGCTCGTTATCCTATCAAGACGTGATCAATATGCAATATACCTCTGGAACAACAGGTTTTCCTAAAGGGGTGATGCTCAGTCATAACAATATTGTTAATAACGGGAACCAAGTGGCTGATTCTATGAAACTAACATCAGAGGATCGTCTTTGTATTCCTGTCCCATTCTTCCACTGTTTCGGCTGTGTGTTAGGGACAATGGCCGCCGTGTCGAAGGCGTCAACCATGGTTGTTTTAGAACAATTTAATCCAGAAAAAGTGTTAAAAGCGGTAAGTGAAGAATCGTGTACAGGGCTGCATGGCGTGCCAACGATGTTTATTGCCGAGTTAAATGATCCTAGTTTTGAAAAATATAAGCCGACAACGTTGAGAACGGGGATCATGGCCGGATCCACTTGTCCGATGGAAGTAATGAAAGATGTAATTAATAAAATGGGGGCAAGTGAAATTACTATTGCTTATGGTCAAACTGAATCGTCCCCTGTTATTACTCAAACGAGAACAGATGATCCAATTGAACGAAAGGTTGGAACGGTCGGCCGTGTCCATCCAAATGTGGAAGTGAAAATAGTGGATCCCGCTACAGGAGAGGAACTCGAACCTGGTATCCCAGGGGAGTTGTGCACGCGCGGCTACTTAGTGATGAAAGGCTATTACAAGAATGAAGAGGCTACGGAGACGGCTATTGATCAAGACAGATGGCTGCACACGGGTGATATTGCCGTGATGGATAAGGAAGGATATTTAGAAATAACTGGCAGAATGAAAGATATGATCATCCGCGGCGGTGAAAATGTCTATCCACGTGAAATCGAGGAGTTTTTATACCAACATCCTGATGTGTTGGATGTTCAAGTCATCGGGGTGCCTGATAAGAAGTATGGGGAAGAAATCATGGCCTTTATCATTACAAAAGAAGGAGTCGAAGGTAGCGAAGAAGACGTCCGTGCCTTTTGTGAGCGGCAAATTTCGAAGCATAAGATTCCTAGATACATTCGGTTTACAGATGAATATCCGATGACCGCAAGCGGTAAAATTCAAAAATTCAAGCTGAGAGAAGATGCTGTTGATTTTATTAATGCTCATTCAT comes from the Halobacillus shinanisalinarum genome and includes:
- a CDS encoding AMP-binding protein — its product is MSLLQMTVGELLEKQAETYPDNEAMVYPELKIRKTYQEFNEMADQAAKGMMALGVEKGEHLAIWSDNKPEWLVSQFATGKMGAVLVTVNTNYRAQELEYLLKQSDATTLVLAEEFKGTSYIDILKEICPELDSSVKGDLQSDRLPQLKNIIVLSDKEYPGCFSWQDLVDMGRSTSTEELEVRKRSLSYQDVINMQYTSGTTGFPKGVMLSHNNIVNNGNQVADSMKLTSEDRLCIPVPFFHCFGCVLGTMAAVSKASTMVVLEQFNPEKVLKAVSEESCTGLHGVPTMFIAELNDPSFEKYKPTTLRTGIMAGSTCPMEVMKDVINKMGASEITIAYGQTESSPVITQTRTDDPIERKVGTVGRVHPNVEVKIVDPATGEELEPGIPGELCTRGYLVMKGYYKNEEATETAIDQDRWLHTGDIAVMDKEGYLEITGRMKDMIIRGGENVYPREIEEFLYQHPDVLDVQVIGVPDKKYGEEIMAFIITKEGVEGSEEDVRAFCERQISKHKIPRYIRFTDEYPMTASGKIQKFKLREDAVDFINAHS